The Chengkuizengella sediminis DNA window GTTACATGTAAGTAAATATTATCCTCACTAACTATATTCGTTCTAGGCATTTCTTTTATTACTTTTTTCATTTTTTCCATTGCTTTTTCATTTGAAATTGTATATGGAATTGGCTCCATTTTCTTGGATTCATCCACTGTCTGAGTCGACACACAATTCGGAGATTTTGGACACTCTGCTAGTTTTCCCTCTGTTATTCCAAGTTGAACTTTAGGCATTACAAATCACCTCGTTTAATTTATAAAAATAACAATACACACATCATCATAGTCTTTATTTTTATACTAATTCATCCTTTTTTAATTCATGTTATTAAGTATCCATTTTGTTTAATCTTTCCTGTAACCAGGATCTTATATCATGAGTCACTTCATCAAAATTCAATTCATTCAATAATTCATGTCTGGCATCTTTATATAATTTATAAGAAATATCTTTTACACCTGAATTTTGATATAAACTAACCACTTTTTTTATATCCTTGCCAAAGTTACCCACTGGATCCTTATCACCACTTAGAAAATATATTGGCAAATTCTTAGGAGTCTTTTGAATATTCTCCAACTTATGCAATTCTTGCACTCCGGATAACATATCATAATAAAAACTGGCTGTACATACACCACCTGTGAAAGGGTCTTCAACGTATTTATCAACTTCATTTTCATCTCTTGAAATCCAATCAAATTCTGTCCGATTTGGATGAAAGTTTTTATTAAATTTGCCAAAAATTAGTTTATTCATTCTTGGGCTTCTTCCGCGTGCTCCCTTTCTTTTCACCTCATATTTAACAATATGCACTCCTAGTTTACCTAATAATCCTCCATCTCCCCCACTTCCAGACAAAATTACTCCATCTAATTCTTCACCGTACAGTTGAATATATCTTCTAGTTAAAAAAGAACCCATACTATGTCCAAAAATAAAAACAGGTAAGTCCGGATATTTTTCTTTAATCATCAAATTTAAAGAATACATATCTTCTACTAC harbors:
- a CDS encoding DUF1499 domain-containing protein translates to MPKVQLGITEGKLAECPKSPNCVSTQTVDESKKMEPIPYTISNEKAMEKMKKVIKEMPRTNIVSEDNIYLHVTFTTKLFRFVDDVEFYLDEHEKVIHYRSASRTGYSDMGVNRKRMIEISKRFLV
- a CDS encoding alpha/beta hydrolase encodes the protein MKTEILSLQSKGSFFHVKCWLPDEEPKAVVQISHGMAEHIDRYDRFAKTLVNEGYAVFGNDHRGHGKTAVTKEDLGFFAEKDGWKLVVEDMYSLNLMIKEKYPDLPVFIFGHSMGSFLTRRYIQLYGEELDGVILSGSGGDGGLLGKLGVHIVKYEVKRKGARGRSPRMNKLIFGKFNKNFHPNRTEFDWISRDENEVDKYVEDPFTGGVCTASFYYDMLSGVQELHKLENIQKTPKNLPIYFLSGDKDPVGNFGKDIKKVVSLYQNSGVKDISYKLYKDARHELLNELNFDEVTHDIRSWLQERLNKMDT